One Sus scrofa isolate TJ Tabasco breed Duroc chromosome 1, Sscrofa11.1, whole genome shotgun sequence DNA segment encodes these proteins:
- the WDR38 gene encoding WD repeat-containing protein 38, with translation MNSGAPGTLAVGRVKFYCRHRGEVNSSTFSPDGQRLLTASEDGCVYGWETQSGRLLWKLGGHTGPVKFCRFSPDGRLFASTSSDCTIRLWDVAKVECLQVLKGHQRSVETVSFSPDSKQLASGGWDKRVMLWEVQSGQVLRHLVGHRDSIQSSDFAPSSDCLATGSWDSTIRMWDLRGGTGAIFHQELEGHRGNISCLCFSAFGLLASGSWDKTIHIWKPSTRSLLVQLKGHVTWVKSIAFSPDGLQLASAGYSHTVKVWDCNTGRCTDTLKGVLDVAHSCAFTPDGKLLVSGTADQARCQVHCKSPRAAQR, from the exons ATGAACAGCGGGGCCCCCGGGACGCTGGCGGTGGGGAGAGTGAAATTCTACTGCCGGCACCGCGGGGAG GTCAACTCCTCCACCTTCTCTCCGGACGGCCAGAGGCTGCTCACGGCCTCTGAGGACGGCTGTGTGTATGGCTGGGAGACTCAGAGCGGGCGGCTGCTGTGGAAACTGGGTGGCCACACAGGT CCCGTGAAGTTCTGCCGCTTCTCCCCTGATGGCCGCCTGTTTGCCAGCACTTCCAGTGACTGCACCATCCGCCTGTGGGATGTCGCAAAAGTCGAGTGTCTGCAGGTCCTAAAGG GTCACCAGCGGAGTGTGGAGACAGTCAGCTTCAGCCCTGACTCAAAGCAGCTGGCATCAGGTGGCTGGGACAAGAGGGTGATGCTCTGGGAAGTGCAG TCAGGCCAGGTGCTGCGCCACTTAGTGGGACACCGAGACTCCATCCAGAGCAGTGACTTTGCACCCAGCTCAGACTGCCTG GCCACCGGCTCTTGGGATTCCACTATCCGCATGTGGGACCTGCGAGGAGGGACTGGAGCCATCTTCCACCAGGAGCTGGAGGGCCACAGGGGCAACATCAGCTGCCTGTGCTTCTCAGCATTTGGCCTGTTG GCATCTGGCTCCTGGGACAAGACTATCCACATCTGGAAACCCTCAACCAGAAGCCTGCTTGTCCAGCTCAAGGGCCACGTCACCTGGGTGAAGAGCATAGCTTTCTCCCCGGATGGGCTGCAGCTGGCCAGCGCCGGCTACTCCCATACG GTCAAAGTCTGGGACTGCAACACAGGAAGGTGCACTGATACCCTGAAG GGAGTCCTGGATGTGGCCCACAGCTGCGCCTTTACCCCAGATGGGAAGCTCTTAGTGTCTGGAACTGCTGATCAGGCAAGATGCCAAGTCCACTG